The Sedimentibacter sp. zth1 DNA segment TGACGCCGTTTAAAGAAGCTATAAAAAATAGTAAAAGGTTAAATGTTTTAGTAGTAGGTTTTGAACATAATCGAACAGATGCAATAATGGTTGTAAGCTTTGATAGGAAGACTGAGAAAGCTAATATTATAGCAGTTCCTAGAGATACATATTATAAAAGAGATGGATACAAAGATATAGGTTCGCAAAAAATTAATGCAATATACCAGTCAGAAAGTATAGATGGATTAATTGATGCAGTAGAAGAAATTATGTCAATACCAATACATAGATATGTTACAGTAGATTATGACGCTGTAAAAAAATGTGTGGATATTTTGGGCGGAGTAGAAGTAAATATACCATTTGAAATGAGTTACCATGATGAATATGACACATCTCCTTTATCAATAGAATTTCAACCGGGTAAACAGTTATTAAATGGACAAAAAGCATTAGAGTTCTTAAGATTCAGAAAAAATGATGATGGTAGCAGGTCTATAGGAGACATTGGGAGAATAAAATTACAACAAGAGTTTATCAAAAATGCTATTAAGAAAACTATTAGCTATAAGTTAGGTTCA contains these protein-coding regions:
- a CDS encoding LCP family protein, which encodes MIGHFFKVFFITFFIALLTLGGIIYGYIKISNPIDDVISNTKNPINLTTDSNAKIDEEKLTPFKEAIKNSKRLNVLVVGFEHNRTDAIMVVSFDRKTEKANIIAVPRDTYYKRDGYKDIGSQKINAIYQSESIDGLIDAVEEIMSIPIHRYVTVDYDAVKKCVDILGGVEVNIPFEMSYHDEYDTSPLSIEFQPGKQLLNGQKALEFLRFRKNDDGSRSIGDIGRIKLQQEFIKNAIKKTISYKLGSILEEMYKHIDTNFSFTELIDLTGDLVQFSTDDLKCELLPGEVTSIQNLSFVKPNYEKILKMVYELYGLTDN